The Neovison vison isolate M4711 chromosome 13, ASM_NN_V1, whole genome shotgun sequence genome includes a region encoding these proteins:
- the IDH2 gene encoding isocitrate dehydrogenase [NADP], mitochondrial, which translates to MAGYLRVVRSLCRASGSGPAWASAAPTGPNLQEQPRRHYADKRIKVAKPVVEMDGDEMTRIIWQFIKEKLILPHVDVQLKYFDLGLPHRDQTNDQVTIDSALATQKYSVAVKCATITPDEARVEEFKLKKMWKSPNGTIRNILGGTVFREPIICKNIPRLVPGWTKPITIGRHAHGDQYKATDFVVDRAGTFKIVFSPKDGSGTKEWEVYNFPGGGVGMGMYNTDESISGFAHSCFQYAIQKKWPLYMSTKNTILKAYDGRFKDIFQEIFEKHYKTDFDKNKIWYEHRLIDDMVAQVLKSSGGFVWACKNYDGDVQSDILAQGFGSLGLMTSVLVCPDGKTIEAEAAHGTVTRHYREHQKGRPTSTNPIASIFAWTRGLEHRGKLDGNQDLIRFAQTLEKVCVQTVESGAMTKDLAGCIHGLSNVKLNEHFLNTSDFLDTIKNNLDKALGH; encoded by the exons ATGGCTGGCTACCTGCGGGTCGTACGCTCGCTCTGCAGAGCCTCCGGCTCCGGGCCGGCCTGGGCGTCGGCAGCCCCGACGGGCCCCAACTTGCAGGAGCAGCCGCGGCGCCACT ATGCCGACAAGAGGATCAAGGTGGCGAAGCCGGTGGTGGAGATGGACGGCGACGAGATGACCCGGATCATCTGGCAGTTCATCAAGGAGAAG CTCATCCTACCCCATGTGGACGTCCAGCTCAAGTATTTCGATCTGGGGCTCCCGCACCGTGACCAGACCAACGACCAGGTCACCATAGACTCGGCGTTGGCCACCCAGAAGTACAGTGTGGCCGTCAAGTGTGCCACCATCACCCCCGATGAGGCCCGTGTGGAAG AGTTCAAGCTGAAGAAGATGTGGAAGAGTCCCAACGGGACCATTCGGAACATCCTCGGGGGGACCGTCTTCCGGGAACCCATCATTTGCAAAAACATCCCCCGCCTGGTCCCGGGCTGGACCAAGCCCATCACCATCGGCAGGCACGCCCACGGCGACCAG TACAAGGCCACGGACTTTGTGGTGGACCGGGCCGGCACGTTTAAGATCGTCTTCTCCCCGAAGGACGGCAGTGGCACGAAGGAGTGGGAGGTGTACAACTTCCCCGGCGGCGGCGTGGGGATGGGCATGTACAATACCGACGAG TCCATCTCGGGTTTCGCACACAGCTGCTTCCAGTACGCCATCCAGAAGAAGTGGCCGCTCTACATGAGCACCAAGAACACCATCCTGAAAGCCTACGACGGGCGCTTCAAGGACATCTTCCAGGAGATCTTTGAGAA GCACTACAAGACTGACTTCGACAAGAATAAGATCTGGTATGAGCACCGGCTCATTGATGACATGGTGGCTCAGGTCCTCAAGTCTTCGGGCGGCTTCGTGTGGGCCTGCAAGAACTATGACGGAGATGTGCAGTCGGACATCCTGGCGCAGG GCTTTGGCTCCCTCGGCCTGATGACGTCTGTGCTGGTCTGCCCAGACGGGAAGACCATCGAGGCCGAGGCTGCTCATGGAACGGTCACCCGCCACTACCGGGAGCACCAGAAA ggccGGCCTACCAGCACGAACCCCATTGCCAGCATCTTTGCCTGGACTCGTGGCCTGGAGCACCGGGGGAAGCTGGACGGGAACCAGGACCTCATCAG GTTTGCACAGACCCTGGAGAAAGTGTGTGTCCAGACGGTGGAGAGCGGAGCCATGACCAAGGACCTGGCGGGCTGCATCCACGGCCTCAGCAA TGTGAAGCTGAATGAGCACTTCCTGAACACCTCCGACTTCCTGGACACCATCAAGAACAACCTGGACAAGGCTCTGGGCCACtag
- the ZNF710 gene encoding zinc finger protein 710, with amino-acid sequence MEGFMDSGTQTDAVVVLSLAQAAVLGLVSENELFGATISAEAFYPDLGPELSGAAMGEPGPPGPDVYQLACNGRALEEPVEEEVLEVEAAFEKHTRRKTRPPVRLVPKVKFEKVEEEEEQEVYEVSVPGDDKDVGPPEAPAEVAGGGGEALVQSSAVKMIDLSAFSRKPRTLRHLPRAPRPELDAAAYDPHFPDPARDGFPEPGVALPGPEPLPSSECGFEAPHLAPLGDPEAPALESPEPVKPEQGFVWQEASEFEADAAGSTVERHKKAQLDRLDINVQIDDSYLVEAGDRQKRWQCRMCEKSYTSKYNLVTHILGHNGIKPHSCPHCSKLFKQPSHLQTHLLTHQGTRPHKCQVCQKAFTQTSHLKRHMLLHSEVKPYSCHFCGRGFAYPSELKAHEVKHESGRCHVCVECGLDFSTLTQLKRHLASHQGPTLYQCLECDKSFHYRSQLQNHMLKHQNVRPFVCTECGMEFSQIHHLKQHSLTHKGVKEFKCEVCGREFTLQANMKRHMLIHTSVRPYQCHICFKTFVQKQTLKTHMIVHSPVKPFKCKVCGKSFNRMYNLLGHMHLHAGSKPFKCPYCSSKFNLKGNLSRHMKVKHGVMDIGLDSQDPMMELTGTDPSELDSQQEMEDFENAYAYAGVDSSAEASVLTEQAMKEMAYYNVL; translated from the exons ATGGAGGGCTTCATGGACTCAGGGACACAGACGGATGCCGTGGTGGTGCTGTCCTTGGCTCAGGCCGCCGTGCTGGGCCTGGTCTCAGAAAATGAGCTCTTCGGAGCCACCATAAGCGCCGAAGCCTTCTACCCAGACCTGGGGCCCGAGCTGTCCGGGGCGGCCATGGGGGAGCCCGGGCCCCCCGGCCCCGACGTCTACCAGCTGGCCTGCAATGGGAGGGCCTTGGAGGAGCCGGTGGAAGAGGAGGTGCTGGAGGTGGAGGCCGCCTTCGAGAAGCACACCCGGCGGAAGACGCGGCCCCCTGTGCGGCTGGTGCCCAAGGTCAAGTTtgagaaggtggaggaggaggaggagcaggaggtcTATGAGGTGTCGGTGCCCGGTGACGACAAGGATGTGGGCCCTCCCGAGGCCCCTGCCGAGGTGGCCGGCGGTGGTGGTGAGGCCCTGGTGCAGAGCAGCGCCGTCAAGATGATCGACCTGAGCGCCTTCAGCCGCAAGCCCCGGACACTGCGCCACCTGCCCCGAGCCCCGCGGCCGGAGCTGGACGCCGCCGCCTACGACCCCCACTTCCCCGACCCGGCCCGGGACGGCTTCCCGGAGCCCGGCGTGGCGCTGCCCGGGCCGGAGCCCCTGCCGTCCTCCGAGTGCGGCTTCGAGGCGCCCCACCTGGCCCCACTGGGCGACCCCGAGGCCCCCGCCCTGGAGTCGCCGGAGCCCGTGAAGCCGGAGCAGGGCTTCGTGTGGCAGGAGGCCAGCGAGTTCGAGGCGGACGCGGCCGGCTCCACGGTGGAGCGCCACAAGAAGGCGCAGCTGGACCGGCTGGACATCAACGTGCAGATCGACGACTCGTACCTGGTGGAGGCGGGCGACCGGCAGAAGCGCTGGCAGTGCCGCATGTGCGAGAAGTCCTACACGTCCAAGTACAACCTGGTGACGCACATCCTGGGCCACAACGGCATCAAGCCGCACTCCTGCCCGCACTGCAGCAAGCTCTTCAAGCAGCCCAGCCACCTGCAGACGCACCTGCTGACGCACCAGGGCACCCGGCCCCACAAGTGCCAGGTGTGCCAGAAGGCCTTCACGCAGACCAGCCACCTCAAGCGCCACATGCTGCTGCACTCGGAGGTCAAGCCCTACAGCTGCCACTTCTGCGGCCGCGGCTTCGCCTACCCCAGCGAGCTCAAGGCGCACGAGGTGAAGCACGAGAGCGGCCGCTGCCACGTGTGCGTGGAGTGCGGCCTGGACTTCTCCACGCTGACGCAGCTCAAGCGCCACCTGGCCTCCCACCAGGGCCCCACCCTGTACCAGTGCCTCGAGTGCGACAAGTCCTTCCACTACCGCAGCCAGCTGCAGAACCACATGCTCAAGCACCAGAACGTGCGGCCCTTCGTGTGCACGGAGTGCGGCATGGAGTTCAGCCAGATCCACCACCTGAAGCAGCACTCCCTCACCCACAAG ggcGTGAAGGAGTTCAAGTGTGAGGTGTGCGGCCGGGAGTTCACCCTGCAGGCAAACATGAAGCGACACATGCTGATCCACACCAGCGTCCGGCCCTACCAGTGCCACATCTGCTTCAAGACCTTCGTGCAGAAGCAGACCCTCAAGACCCACATGATTGTACACTCGCCTGTGAAGCCATTCAAATGCAAG GTGTGTGGCAAGTCCTTCAACCGCATGTACAACCTGCTGGGTCACATGCACCTGCACGCGGGCAGCAAGCCCTTCAAGTGCCCCTACTGCTCCAGCAAGTTTAACCTCAAGGGCAACCTGAGCCGGCACATGAAGGTCAAGCACGGTGTTATGGACATCGGCCTGGACAGCCAAG ACCCCATGATGGAGCTGACGGGCACTGACCCCTCCGAGCTCGACAGCCAGCAGGAGATGGAGGACTTCGAGAACGCCTACGCCTACGCCGGTGTGGATAGCAGCGCCGAGGCCAGCGTCCTCACCGAACAGGCCATGAAGGAGATGGCCTACTACAACGTGCTATAG